The following proteins are encoded in a genomic region of Paenibacillus sp. FSL H3-0469:
- a CDS encoding sugar kinase, giving the protein MNKQLDAVTFGEPMAMFYANEAGPLHEVTSFSKALAGAESNVATGLSRLEHLTGYVTKLGEDNFGQFITSALNKEKIDTASITTTKEFSTGMLIKSKVLTGDPKVEYFRKNSAASKLSLADFNEDYFASAGHLHVTSISSALSASCHEFSLHAMEFMKQRGKTVSLDPNLRPTLWPDTETMVGTINDLATRCDWFLPGHGEGKILTGLETPEEIAGYYLERGVSLVVIKLGPEGAYYKTSTGEEGYVDGFKVEQVVDTVGAGDGFAVGVISAMLEKLSVAEAVKRGNAIGALAVMSPGDMDGLPTRDALEAFMSTGVKK; this is encoded by the coding sequence ATGAATAAACAGCTGGATGCAGTCACCTTCGGGGAGCCGATGGCCATGTTCTACGCCAATGAGGCCGGCCCCCTGCATGAGGTCACTTCCTTCTCCAAGGCGCTGGCAGGTGCGGAGAGTAATGTAGCCACCGGATTATCACGCCTGGAGCATCTGACCGGTTATGTGACCAAGCTCGGCGAAGACAACTTCGGCCAGTTCATCACCTCGGCGCTGAATAAGGAGAAGATCGATACCGCGAGCATCACAACGACCAAGGAATTCTCCACGGGCATGCTGATCAAATCCAAGGTACTGACCGGAGATCCTAAGGTCGAATATTTCCGCAAAAATTCCGCCGCCTCCAAGCTGAGCCTCGCCGACTTTAATGAAGATTATTTCGCTTCCGCAGGCCATCTGCATGTGACCAGCATCTCTTCCGCACTCTCGGCTTCGTGTCACGAGTTCTCGCTGCATGCCATGGAGTTCATGAAGCAGCGCGGCAAGACTGTATCGCTCGATCCGAATCTGCGTCCGACCTTGTGGCCTGACACTGAAACTATGGTTGGTACGATCAACGACCTGGCTACCCGCTGCGACTGGTTCCTGCCCGGACACGGAGAAGGCAAGATCCTCACCGGTCTTGAGACTCCGGAGGAGATTGCCGGGTATTATCTGGAGCGCGGCGTATCCCTTGTAGTGATCAAGCTCGGTCCTGAGGGCGCTTACTACAAGACCTCCACAGGTGAAGAGGGCTATGTGGACGGCTTCAAGGTCGAGCAGGTTGTTGATACGGTCGGTGCCGGAGACGGCTTCGCGGTTGGGGTGATCAGCGCCATGCTGGAGAAGCTCAGCGTAGCGGAAGCCGTGAAGCGCGGCAATGCGATTGGCGCACTCGCCGTGATGTCGCCTGGCGATATGGACGGACTGCCCACCCGCGACGCGCTGGAAGCCTTCATGAGCACGGGCGTTAAGAAATAA
- a CDS encoding carbohydrate-binding protein: MMLKRFKLLSALLIFCMANLLPVFPLTASAAGTIVSYPLPSVYTTTSQYTVTADSTNIPVIDTSAVFVNYNYCNFSFSGTTTITITASEPINTYNISPKALGITATKSGNTLTFTLSAPTYLIVKINNLKDLVIAADALETNVPASSGTGIYNVKTQYGADSTGATLATTAIQNAINAANAAGGGIVYVPAGVYKSGNIVLKSNVSVYLEGGSVIRGSGNPSDYTTHFHKNSLNKDGTWFIYTETNANNIKIYGRGTIDGNGHYMRNTNNYLNNILVPLQCSNFTVDGITLRDSGGWATIVTRSNNVTFQNTKHFNNNELDYENDAIDIQESQNVLIKHTVAVSEDDTYSFKTWDVATTDIAANWPGTPENQSNVVVDDALAWSRCGAFKVGDGVKQLQDGIVVKNSFVYRCWRALAVGHLYGTPAAQNIVFDNIDVEGFWPRSGVHSRWFDLSAKTGPIKNVVYNNINLRALGEVSIMKGWSDTSTVSGVTLNNVRVGGAAVNNLADLKITDTNSYAADPKFNTLKFEAEGYNLSSGVISYESSTDGGIDVGGGSNGDYIAFKNVDFGSTAKTSIDLKVASANSGGRIEFHLDSPTGTMLGSWTAESTGGWQTWSLKNIPLTAGTAVGNHTVYVTFVKSDSTTVANLTWFQFK; encoded by the coding sequence ATGATGTTGAAAAGGTTCAAATTATTGAGTGCATTATTGATTTTTTGTATGGCCAACCTGTTACCAGTCTTTCCTTTGACAGCAAGCGCGGCGGGTACGATTGTAAGCTATCCGTTACCGTCGGTCTATACCACGACCAGTCAATACACGGTAACAGCAGACTCTACCAATATACCGGTAATCGACACTTCGGCGGTATTTGTAAACTATAATTATTGTAATTTCTCTTTTTCAGGTACGACTACAATCACAATAACAGCAAGCGAGCCCATCAATACCTATAATATTTCTCCCAAAGCTCTGGGAATCACTGCAACCAAGAGCGGAAATACACTTACATTTACCCTTTCAGCACCAACCTATCTTATCGTCAAAATCAATAATCTGAAAGATCTGGTGATTGCGGCAGATGCGCTTGAAACCAATGTTCCGGCCTCATCCGGTACAGGAATATACAATGTTAAAACCCAGTACGGTGCTGACAGTACCGGTGCCACTTTGGCTACAACTGCCATACAAAACGCCATCAATGCTGCTAACGCAGCAGGCGGTGGTATCGTATACGTTCCAGCTGGTGTGTACAAGAGCGGAAATATTGTTCTAAAAAGCAATGTTTCGGTTTATCTGGAGGGGGGTTCGGTTATACGGGGTTCAGGAAATCCAAGCGATTACACTACCCATTTCCATAAGAATTCTCTGAATAAGGATGGAACCTGGTTTATTTATACCGAAACCAATGCAAACAATATCAAGATATACGGCAGGGGAACGATTGACGGCAATGGCCATTATATGAGAAATACAAACAATTATTTGAACAATATTCTTGTACCCCTGCAGTGCAGCAACTTCACGGTTGACGGCATAACCCTAAGAGACAGCGGCGGCTGGGCTACAATCGTTACCAGATCTAATAACGTAACCTTCCAGAATACCAAGCACTTCAACAACAATGAGCTTGATTATGAAAATGATGCAATCGATATTCAAGAGAGCCAGAATGTACTCATAAAGCACACTGTAGCCGTATCGGAGGACGACACCTATTCCTTTAAGACCTGGGATGTAGCCACTACGGATATCGCTGCAAACTGGCCGGGAACTCCTGAGAACCAGTCCAATGTAGTTGTGGATGATGCTTTGGCCTGGAGCAGATGCGGGGCATTCAAGGTTGGAGATGGAGTGAAACAGCTTCAGGATGGCATCGTTGTTAAAAACTCTTTTGTATACCGGTGCTGGCGTGCTTTAGCGGTAGGTCATCTGTATGGAACTCCAGCGGCACAAAACATCGTATTTGACAATATAGATGTAGAAGGCTTTTGGCCAAGATCCGGTGTTCACTCCAGATGGTTTGATCTTTCGGCCAAAACAGGTCCGATCAAAAATGTGGTCTATAATAATATCAATTTACGCGCTTTGGGTGAAGTTTCCATCATGAAGGGTTGGAGTGACACCTCTACTGTATCCGGAGTTACCTTAAACAATGTTCGCGTCGGCGGAGCTGCGGTGAATAATTTGGCAGATTTGAAAATAACAGATACGAACAGCTATGCTGCAGATCCTAAATTCAACACATTGAAATTCGAAGCGGAAGGCTATAACCTTAGTTCAGGTGTTATTTCCTATGAGTCAAGCACTGATGGCGGGATTGATGTGGGTGGAGGCAGTAATGGCGACTATATCGCATTTAAAAATGTAGACTTTGGCAGTACAGCTAAAACAAGCATTGATTTGAAGGTTGCATCCGCTAATTCCGGCGGAAGGATTGAATTCCACTTGGACAGTCCAACGGGCACTATGCTGGGTTCTTGGACAGCAGAAAGCACAGGCGGATGGCAGACATGGTCCCTCAAGAATATCCCGCTTACTGCCGGCACAGCTGTAGGAAACCATACGGTATATGTTACTTTTGTGAAGTCAGATTCAACCACAGTTGCAAATTTAACCTGGTTCCAGTTCAAATAG
- a CDS encoding glycoside hydrolase family 130 protein, which yields MTQHVPAILQSAPFIRRYPGNPVLDAAKVPYPTALVFNAGVTKFNGKYVMIFRNDYGSLADQSLAPHHTTDLGIAYSDDGLSWTAGPKPVFKMHDEETIRAYDPRLTVIGGRCYMCFAVDTRHGIRGGIAVTDDLEHFEVLSLSTPDLRNMVLFPELIGGKYVRLERPFTVYSRGGRDRFDAWISESPDLKHWGNSSLLLAVEQVPFANDKVGPAAPPVRTDKGWLTTFHAVDVDPARGKHGWEDSWKKRYTAGIMLLDLENPRKVIGMSKQPLLAPETDYEIGGGFRNHVIFPGGMILEDDGEVKIYYGSADTVECLATAHVDDLLRLCLEPGNQ from the coding sequence ATGACTCAACACGTTCCGGCGATTCTGCAATCCGCCCCGTTCATCCGGCGGTATCCGGGCAATCCGGTGCTGGATGCAGCGAAGGTTCCTTACCCCACCGCACTGGTATTCAATGCCGGTGTAACGAAGTTCAACGGCAAATATGTGATGATCTTCCGCAATGATTACGGCTCACTGGCCGATCAGAGCCTTGCGCCGCATCACACCACGGATCTCGGCATTGCCTACAGTGATGACGGGCTGAGCTGGACCGCCGGCCCGAAGCCGGTGTTCAAAATGCATGACGAAGAGACTATCCGCGCCTACGACCCGCGCCTGACCGTGATCGGCGGCCGCTGTTATATGTGTTTTGCCGTGGATACGCGCCATGGCATCCGCGGCGGGATCGCCGTTACCGATGATCTGGAACACTTCGAGGTGCTTAGCCTGTCTACACCGGACCTGCGCAATATGGTGCTGTTTCCCGAGCTGATCGGCGGCAAATATGTCCGGCTGGAGCGTCCCTTCACGGTGTACAGCCGCGGCGGCCGGGACCGCTTCGACGCCTGGATCTCCGAGTCGCCGGACCTCAAGCATTGGGGCAACTCCAGCCTGCTGCTCGCCGTTGAACAGGTGCCGTTTGCCAACGACAAGGTCGGTCCGGCTGCACCTCCGGTCCGGACGGACAAAGGCTGGCTGACCACCTTCCATGCGGTAGATGTGGACCCGGCCAGAGGCAAGCACGGCTGGGAGGATAGCTGGAAGAAGCGCTATACCGCGGGAATTATGCTGCTGGATCTGGAGAACCCCCGCAAGGTGATCGGCATGAGTAAGCAACCGCTGCTGGCACCGGAGACAGACTATGAGATTGGCGGGGGCTTCCGCAATCATGTGATTTTCCCGGGCGGGATGATTCTGGAGGATGACGGCGAGGTCAAGATCTATTACGGCTCTGCGGATACGGTGGAATGTCTGGCAACGGCCCATGTGGACGATCTGCTCAGGCTCTGTCTGGAGCCGGGGAATCAATAA
- a CDS encoding carbohydrate ABC transporter permease, which yields MRLRTILGKTILWIFLLSFAFITLIPVVITILGSFKTNAELTAGATFLPESWHFSNYAEAWAQANFSRYTLNSLIVSLAAVVGTLLVSSMAAYVVDRMDFAGKKWYVGMQSFTMFVAVGAVVLRPQFDLMVKLHLHSSLWGVILILISAHASIFFILTSFMKGIPRELDEAALIDGCSPGRTFWRIILPLLGPGLGVGALFTFRGAWNEYLLPLVFTMTKPELQTLTVGLANLKYGISAASQTHYMMAGACLSILPILVAYLFANKSFMQMTAGSLKG from the coding sequence ATGAGACTAAGAACCATACTGGGCAAAACAATCCTGTGGATATTTTTGCTGTCGTTTGCTTTTATCACCCTGATTCCGGTTGTGATCACCATCCTGGGCTCCTTCAAGACGAATGCCGAGCTTACTGCGGGTGCGACCTTCCTGCCGGAGAGCTGGCACTTCTCGAACTATGCCGAAGCCTGGGCGCAGGCCAATTTCTCCAGGTATACCCTGAACAGCCTGATTGTCTCCCTGGCGGCGGTGGTCGGCACGCTGCTGGTATCATCCATGGCGGCTTATGTGGTGGACCGGATGGATTTTGCCGGCAAAAAATGGTATGTCGGAATGCAGTCCTTCACCATGTTCGTAGCTGTAGGGGCGGTCGTGCTGCGTCCGCAGTTCGATCTGATGGTCAAGCTTCATCTGCACAGCAGCCTGTGGGGGGTTATCCTGATTCTGATCTCCGCCCATGCTTCGATCTTCTTCATTCTCACAAGCTTCATGAAGGGGATTCCCCGCGAGCTGGACGAGGCGGCGCTAATAGACGGCTGCTCTCCCGGCCGGACCTTCTGGCGGATCATATTGCCGCTGCTCGGACCCGGACTCGGCGTAGGTGCCCTGTTCACCTTCCGCGGCGCGTGGAATGAATATCTGCTGCCGCTCGTGTTCACGATGACGAAGCCGGAGCTGCAGACGCTGACTGTCGGACTGGCGAACCTGAAGTACGGGATTTCAGCCGCTTCCCAGACCCACTATATGATGGCGGGCGCCTGCTTATCCATTCTGCCGATTCTCGTGGCCTATCTGTTCGCCAACAAATCCTTCATGCAGATGACGGCCGGTTCCCTGAAGGGATAG
- a CDS encoding sugar ABC transporter permease, translating to MNKTKHALFSYSFIFPSALLTLVLGIYPIAWAFRYMFYDYKGFGTARFTGLANFSRILKDTQFWDSVVNTFVYAGGKLLITIPLALLLAAILNRGLRGRQLLRGIFFMPTVISTAVMAVVFFTIFNSYNGILNQFLIRSGLSDSGVDWLGPKYAMLTVILVAAWGAVGNYMLLFLAGLQNIPEDVYEASSLDGAGKIQQFRYITLPMLGPVMQMVIMLAIITALKGYESIMVLTEGGPVGKTEVMFLYLYKLFFPVGGGSAAVQVQEFGYGSAVAFVSAVIVGMISLVYFYASRRMNQTD from the coding sequence ATGAACAAAACGAAACATGCCTTATTTTCATATAGCTTTATCTTTCCAAGTGCCTTGCTCACGTTGGTCCTCGGAATTTACCCGATTGCCTGGGCGTTCCGCTATATGTTCTATGATTACAAAGGGTTCGGAACGGCCCGGTTTACCGGATTGGCCAATTTCAGCCGCATCCTGAAGGACACCCAGTTCTGGGATTCAGTGGTGAATACATTTGTCTATGCAGGCGGCAAGCTGCTGATCACTATTCCGCTAGCCCTGCTGCTGGCAGCCATATTGAACCGGGGGCTGCGGGGCAGACAGCTGCTGCGGGGGATTTTCTTCATGCCGACCGTCATCAGTACCGCCGTAATGGCTGTAGTCTTCTTCACGATTTTCAACTCATATAACGGGATTCTGAACCAGTTCCTGATCCGCTCGGGCCTCTCGGATTCCGGTGTGGATTGGCTGGGGCCGAAATATGCCATGCTCACCGTCATTCTGGTTGCGGCCTGGGGGGCGGTCGGCAATTATATGCTGCTCTTTCTCGCCGGTTTGCAGAATATTCCCGAGGATGTGTATGAGGCCTCTTCCCTGGACGGGGCAGGGAAAATCCAGCAGTTCCGCTATATCACCCTGCCGATGCTGGGGCCTGTCATGCAGATGGTTATTATGCTGGCGATCATTACAGCCCTGAAGGGCTACGAGAGCATCATGGTTCTGACCGAAGGCGGTCCTGTAGGCAAGACGGAGGTCATGTTCCTGTATTTGTACAAATTATTTTTCCCTGTCGGCGGGGGCAGCGCGGCGGTCCAGGTCCAGGAGTTCGGATACGGCAGTGCGGTTGCCTTTGTGTCTGCGGTCATTGTAGGGATGATATCACTCGTTTATTTCTACGCATCCAGACGCATGAATCAGACCGATTGA
- a CDS encoding sugar ABC transporter substrate-binding protein: MMKRTLMTSLSLVLALGLAACGNGNSGGGNAAEGTGDGAKAGSGEKTKISYWTGDRHDADFVKEKVAEFNASNKDGIEVELVVKGDDFDTALDLSFQTSDAPDVIRVKENTIQTFYKKGFLAPIDEFLNDELKEKFPAMPDLNEFDGKRYSLPNYGTTMRLVYNKDLFAKAGIEQPPVTLQELVDTAKKLTAAGKADGAYGFALNFKSPGSAFARSARVIAEMSGYGGFGYDFKTARYDFSGFEPIINAFKQIKDDGSMLPGVESLDIDPLRAQFAEGKIGMYMSYSSEPGVYKNQFPAKIDWAAAPVPTIDGNVKGASGFLGGQWLALSSKSEHKEAAWKFMEFMYGDQVLTDYQEKGFGISMVPSISAAAKTPDVNGIEGFLPNKNDGVWPVYPSVAPEGMKSDDAFFKYMLNGGDLKAIIADLNKRYNTALDSVIANDGVKAEPDAGFDPAALGGKFAK, from the coding sequence ATGATGAAGCGTACGCTAATGACATCTCTGAGTTTGGTCCTGGCACTTGGCTTAGCAGCCTGCGGCAACGGTAACAGTGGCGGCGGCAATGCAGCTGAAGGCACAGGAGACGGGGCGAAAGCTGGTTCGGGGGAAAAAACTAAAATCAGCTACTGGACAGGCGACCGCCACGATGCGGATTTCGTGAAGGAGAAGGTGGCCGAGTTCAACGCATCTAATAAGGACGGGATTGAGGTGGAACTGGTCGTCAAGGGCGATGACTTCGATACTGCGCTTGATCTGTCCTTCCAGACCTCCGATGCACCGGATGTGATCCGGGTGAAGGAGAATACCATCCAGACTTTCTACAAAAAAGGCTTTCTCGCTCCGATTGACGAGTTCCTAAACGATGAGCTGAAGGAGAAATTCCCGGCCATGCCGGATCTGAACGAATTCGACGGCAAGCGTTACAGTCTGCCGAACTATGGAACGACGATGCGTCTGGTGTACAACAAGGATCTGTTCGCCAAAGCGGGCATTGAGCAGCCGCCGGTTACCCTGCAGGAGCTGGTGGATACAGCCAAGAAATTGACAGCAGCCGGCAAAGCGGACGGCGCTTACGGCTTCGCCCTTAACTTCAAGAGCCCCGGCAGTGCGTTCGCGCGTTCGGCACGGGTGATTGCAGAGATGAGCGGCTATGGCGGCTTCGGGTATGATTTCAAGACGGCCCGCTACGACTTCAGCGGTTTCGAGCCGATCATCAATGCCTTTAAGCAGATCAAGGACGACGGCAGCATGCTGCCGGGTGTAGAATCGCTGGATATTGATCCGCTGCGGGCACAGTTTGCCGAAGGCAAGATCGGAATGTATATGTCCTACTCCTCAGAGCCGGGCGTCTATAAGAATCAATTCCCGGCCAAGATTGACTGGGCGGCAGCTCCGGTTCCTACCATCGACGGCAATGTGAAGGGTGCTTCCGGCTTCCTCGGGGGCCAGTGGCTGGCGCTCAGCTCGAAATCAGAGCACAAAGAAGCAGCCTGGAAGTTCATGGAGTTCATGTACGGCGATCAGGTGCTGACGGATTATCAGGAAAAAGGCTTCGGCATCTCCATGGTTCCATCTATTAGCGCAGCAGCCAAGACACCGGATGTGAACGGCATTGAAGGCTTCCTGCCGAATAAGAACGATGGAGTGTGGCCGGTCTATCCGTCTGTAGCACCGGAAGGAATGAAATCGGATGACGCCTTCTTCAAATATATGCTGAACGGCGGCGATTTGAAGGCGATTATCGCTGATCTGAACAAGCGTTATAATACTGCACTGGACAGTGTGATTGCGAATGACGGCGTGAAGGCCGAGCCGGATGCTGGCTTCGATCCCGCTGCTCTGGGCGGCAAGTTCGCCAAATAG
- a CDS encoding response regulator, whose translation MEPERFKLCVIDDIKSVVDMVSRKPPWQEHGIEITGTALDGEAGLQLIRETRPDIVLTDIRMPRMDGLQMTRAILEVLPDCKIIILSAYSEFSYAQEAIRLGALDFVKKPFSLEEIVNAVLKARELCREERQETARLTAMEAKIRESLPILRQEYLTFLLHHQTTEADARSRWAYLDIPLDQHDFFVFVAEIDHFAEKLSGQPVQEVELLRFSLHNILEETISALTRGVIIREATDRYICIMNGSNPETAALITEACCMNVSRFSRHTLSIGVGLGKAAIQELGTAYRQALSALGYHFYTGGNGVYHYSNIENKPLSLHSYSAAAEQELLFALRSGNSAKGLQVLDQLFSELLDSGLLPDPRYVESVGYELSSRICRVLLEQFPYGQVEPLELRIAAMKNQVHPSLQDIRELLSWLCREACTLVTEARSLESTRIIRQAVEYIHSHLDTGLSLEQMAKQINLSQGYFSNLFKKVQGISFQQYVMHEKMEKAKAMLISGRQVQEIAQDLGYEHRRYFSEVFKKYTGMTPSEFKLHYLGKE comes from the coding sequence ATGGAGCCGGAAAGATTCAAATTATGTGTAATCGACGATATTAAAAGTGTGGTGGACATGGTCTCGCGCAAGCCGCCGTGGCAGGAGCACGGTATTGAGATCACCGGGACGGCGCTTGACGGTGAAGCGGGACTGCAGCTCATCCGCGAGACCCGGCCGGACATTGTGCTGACGGATATCCGGATGCCAAGAATGGACGGCCTGCAGATGACCCGGGCGATTCTGGAGGTGCTGCCGGACTGTAAGATTATTATTCTCAGCGCCTACTCGGAGTTCTCTTATGCCCAGGAGGCCATCCGGCTGGGGGCGCTTGATTTTGTGAAGAAGCCCTTTTCCCTGGAGGAGATTGTGAATGCAGTGCTGAAGGCCAGGGAGCTGTGCCGGGAGGAGCGTCAGGAGACCGCCAGACTTACTGCGATGGAGGCCAAAATCAGAGAAAGTCTGCCCATCCTCCGCCAGGAATATCTCACCTTCCTGCTGCACCACCAGACGACAGAGGCGGATGCCCGTTCCCGCTGGGCCTACCTTGATATCCCGCTGGACCAGCATGATTTCTTCGTGTTTGTCGCCGAGATTGATCATTTCGCGGAGAAGCTGAGCGGCCAGCCTGTGCAGGAGGTCGAGCTGCTAAGGTTCAGCCTGCACAATATTCTCGAAGAGACGATTTCCGCCCTGACCCGCGGCGTTATTATCCGGGAGGCGACAGACCGGTACATCTGCATCATGAACGGCTCGAACCCGGAGACCGCCGCGCTGATTACGGAGGCCTGCTGCATGAATGTAAGCCGCTTCTCGCGTCATACCCTTTCAATTGGCGTGGGCCTCGGCAAGGCGGCGATTCAGGAGCTGGGTACAGCGTACAGACAGGCGCTTAGCGCGCTGGGGTATCATTTCTATACCGGGGGCAACGGGGTCTATCATTATAGCAATATCGAGAATAAACCGCTCTCGCTCCACAGCTATTCCGCCGCCGCCGAGCAGGAGCTGCTGTTTGCCCTGCGTTCCGGCAATTCTGCCAAAGGCCTGCAGGTGCTGGACCAGTTGTTCTCGGAGCTGCTGGACAGCGGGCTTTTGCCTGATCCGCGTTATGTTGAGAGTGTCGGCTATGAGCTGAGCTCCAGGATCTGCCGGGTCCTGCTGGAGCAGTTCCCTTACGGGCAGGTGGAGCCGCTGGAACTCAGAATTGCCGCCATGAAGAATCAGGTGCATCCTTCCCTGCAGGATATCCGGGAGCTGCTGTCCTGGCTGTGCCGGGAGGCTTGTACACTAGTTACGGAGGCCCGTTCCCTGGAGTCCACGCGGATTATCCGCCAGGCCGTCGAATATATTCATAGTCATCTGGATACGGGGCTGTCGCTGGAGCAGATGGCGAAGCAGATTAACCTTAGCCAGGGATATTTCTCCAATCTGTTCAAGAAGGTGCAGGGGATTTCGTTCCAGCAGTATGTGATGCATGAGAAGATGGAGAAGGCGAAGGCGATGCTGATTAGCGGCCGGCAGGTTCAGGAGATTGCCCAGGATCTCGGGTATGAGCACAGGCGCTATTTCAGCGAGGTGTTCAAGAAATATACCGGCATGACCCCGTCCGAGTTCAAATTGCATTATCTTGGAAAAGAATAG
- a CDS encoding sensor histidine kinase, producing MNTLTAYGRKLWRQIAGRYYRISIKQRILFSFIVLITLSIGAMGTFSYWIAAQEIEDNAYAGSRETVSKTAQLLDSRLNDVALSVQSLMLSDAYRKMMLDVFSHDVSNYYVHLSDLQYVLSQATFNQPIIENVLIVTPIGDFYSTTQIRAQDNSFYGSELYDLSKEQPGGYWAKGHYDRLFTGSQRVVSFVVRGIYEYPYTPISNVFIVVNIREGRIDELLNTGGEQAGRNYYLVSREGEAVVESRWPFRGRFPWKPVLPEAGTAADPQDHYYSYGGKEYLVNYTGSASSPDWIISGMQSRDQLLGKLQRVQRITLYVIVVFLLATWLISNQLTSVLLKPLFKLRRLMRRVEENQLSVVYESRYEDEVAQVGFQFNRMMSEIKTLIADVKTKEEGKRHAEIRALTAQMEPHFLYNTLNTIYCKSVMGENDDVNEMILSLSQMFQIGLSGGKDLITLEDELSHMREYFAIQQKCYEGLFEYTVTVEDEALLSCLLPKIILQPVVENSIQHGFSDRTIGGRIDITVSREQGLLHICITDNGRGLDAAQVKQGMDIAPQSRKGYALFNIRHRLALYYGAEARMDVSGEPSKGSRTDLWIPLGEER from the coding sequence ATGAATACATTGACAGCCTATGGCCGCAAGCTCTGGCGGCAGATCGCCGGCAGGTATTACCGGATATCCATTAAGCAGAGGATTCTGTTCTCGTTCATCGTGCTGATCACGCTGTCCATCGGTGCAATGGGTACCTTCTCGTACTGGATTGCTGCGCAGGAGATCGAGGACAATGCCTACGCCGGCAGCCGGGAGACGGTAAGCAAGACGGCACAATTGCTGGATTCCCGCCTGAATGATGTGGCGCTGTCCGTGCAGTCCCTGATGCTGAGCGATGCGTACCGCAAGATGATGCTCGATGTGTTCAGCCATGATGTGTCGAATTATTATGTGCATCTGTCGGATCTGCAATATGTGCTCTCCCAGGCAACGTTCAATCAGCCGATCATTGAGAATGTGCTGATCGTTACCCCGATTGGCGATTTCTATTCCACTACGCAGATCCGGGCGCAGGACAACTCGTTCTACGGTTCGGAATTATATGATCTGAGCAAGGAGCAGCCGGGCGGCTACTGGGCCAAAGGACATTATGACCGGTTGTTCACGGGCAGCCAGCGGGTGGTTTCCTTCGTAGTCCGGGGAATTTATGAATACCCTTACACGCCGATCAGCAATGTATTTATTGTGGTCAATATCAGGGAGGGCCGGATAGATGAGCTGCTGAATACAGGCGGAGAACAAGCAGGGAGGAATTATTATCTGGTGAGCAGGGAAGGAGAGGCGGTGGTGGAATCCCGCTGGCCGTTCCGGGGCAGGTTCCCATGGAAGCCGGTGCTTCCCGAAGCCGGGACAGCAGCCGATCCGCAGGATCACTATTACAGCTACGGCGGCAAGGAATATCTGGTTAATTATACAGGCTCAGCCTCATCACCCGACTGGATCATCTCCGGTATGCAGTCACGGGACCAGCTGCTGGGCAAGCTGCAGCGGGTGCAGCGCATCACTCTCTATGTCATCGTTGTTTTCCTGCTGGCCACCTGGCTGATCTCCAATCAGCTGACATCTGTGCTGCTGAAGCCGCTGTTCAAGCTGCGGCGGCTGATGCGCAGAGTCGAAGAGAACCAGCTCAGTGTGGTGTATGAGAGCCGTTATGAGGACGAGGTGGCCCAGGTCGGCTTTCAGTTCAACCGGATGATGTCGGAGATTAAGACGCTGATTGCGGATGTGAAGACCAAGGAGGAGGGCAAGCGGCATGCAGAGATCCGTGCCCTTACGGCGCAGATGGAGCCGCACTTTCTGTACAATACGCTCAATACCATCTATTGCAAATCGGTCATGGGCGAGAATGACGATGTGAATGAGATGATCCTGTCCTTATCGCAGATGTTCCAGATCGGGCTCAGCGGAGGCAAGGATCTGATTACACTTGAGGATGAACTGTCCCACATGCGGGAGTATTTCGCCATTCAACAGAAATGCTATGAAGGACTGTTTGAATACACGGTGACGGTAGAGGACGAAGCCCTGCTGTCCTGCCTGCTGCCGAAGATTATCCTGCAGCCGGTGGTGGAGAACAGCATTCAGCATGGATTCAGCGACCGGACAATAGGAGGCAGGATAGACATCACGGTCAGCCGGGAGCAGGGGCTGCTGCATATTTGCATTACCGACAACGGACGGGGGCTTGATGCTGCACAGGTCAAGCAGGGGATGGACATAGCCCCGCAGTCCAGAAAAGGCTATGCCCTGTTCAACATCAGGCACCGGCTGGCCTTGTATTACGGGGCCGAAGCCCGTATGGACGTCAGCGGTGAGCCAAGTAAGGGATCACGGACGGATCTGTGGATTCCGTTAGGGGAGGAGCGATGA